One Ignavibacterium sp. DNA segment encodes these proteins:
- a CDS encoding Omp28-related outer membrane protein has protein sequence MKNLLLIIVVSLLLFNCQTNPPTTPAVVINEYGTIKILSNVGDAQIFLDGNNTGKVTPDTIKTTVGNHTIELRKDAYDITKQNVNVIKNGTVEMNFNLYAADKVVLIEDFANVSCVPCVTSNKILEQLTNHSFGRSKLVAVKFPTNFPSPVDPFYLANGPDCNSRMGYYSIILAPTNVVNGKLKPIPSDSNDVKAKVISELAKIPQFRITVQSNINANNFIIEISVEVKDLTNLDFSKLVLHTVVTETNIEFATPPGSNGETKFYDVMRKMLPDNQGESLASINQTGTYTFQRQIAINQNWIQSNLNTVVFIQNKETKEIYQAGSTF, from the coding sequence ATGAAAAATTTATTGTTAATAATTGTTGTTTCTTTACTGCTTTTTAATTGTCAGACAAATCCCCCAACAACCCCCGCTGTTGTAATAAATGAATATGGGACAATAAAGATTCTCTCAAATGTTGGTGATGCTCAAATATTCCTAGATGGTAATAATACAGGAAAGGTAACTCCGGATACCATTAAAACAACAGTTGGAAATCATACAATAGAATTAAGAAAAGATGCGTATGATATAACAAAACAGAATGTGAATGTTATTAAGAACGGCACTGTTGAGATGAACTTTAATCTTTATGCGGCTGATAAAGTAGTGTTGATTGAAGATTTTGCAAATGTAAGCTGTGTGCCTTGTGTAACGAGTAATAAAATACTTGAGCAGTTAACAAATCATTCTTTCGGAAGAAGTAAACTTGTCGCTGTAAAATTTCCAACAAACTTCCCTTCGCCTGTCGATCCGTTTTATCTGGCTAATGGTCCGGATTGTAATTCAAGAATGGGCTATTACTCAATTATCTTAGCACCAACAAACGTTGTAAACGGAAAGCTAAAACCGATACCATCTGATTCTAATGATGTAAAAGCAAAAGTGATAAGCGAGTTGGCAAAGATCCCTCAATTCAGGATTACTGTTCAATCAAATATTAATGCAAATAATTTTATAATAGAAATTTCTGTTGAAGTAAAAGATTTAACAAATCTGGATTTTTCAAAACTTGTTTTACACACTGTAGTAACAGAGACAAATATAGAATTTGCAACTCCGCCCGGATCGAACGGCGAAACCAAATTTTATGATGTTATGAGAAAAATGCTTCCCGATAATCAAGGCGAATCTCTTGCATCAATAAACCAGACAGGCACATATACTTTCCAAAGGCAGATAGCAATTAATCAGAACTGGATTCAAAGCAATCTTAACACAGTAGTATTTATACAGAATAAAGAAACCAAAGAAATTTATCAGGCGGGCTCAACGTTTTAA
- a CDS encoding T9SS type A sorting domain-containing protein produces the protein MRKIFTFVFLLSFLVSAQTLLNVTFTGSFPPAGWTIDAQAANWTATNSANAGGTAPELRFNYSPTFNGISRFISPSVDLTGQTTVTLQFKHSIDHYGGSYTVGAATRSNNGTWNVVWSKVNPTGSMQEEQIITITNPDVGSSNFQVCMFFSGNSYNINYWYIDDIKLFIPFAHDAMVKDIIVDPEYSAGIPFTPQAILKNFGLNSETFNATCVIKVNGTSIYTQDCSNVTLTAGQEQTVSFADFTPALANELYEITVTTNLSGDMDPTNDSRTESFDTYTTVRDMVILEIATGTWCQFCPGASMGAHDLLDNGKMVGVIKYHNGDSFTNNYSNARNSYYGISGYPTAVFDGVNYYVGGSGTTSLYPVYLPMYENRKNKNSAFEIEIFGQNNQLDYSLTIRVTKTASIPSSYNNLVLHLALTESDISFNWFNQTKINNAERLMVPDQLGTALDFSSGNVVDINLNFTRNASWVAENCELVSFIQNLNDKEILQGTKIALNELAPLPVELTSFTAAASVGKVTLNWTTATEINNLGFEVERSYNGENFISIGFVKGNGTTTESKSYSFTDNIDLKGTEKIYYRLKQVDYNGSIEYSDVVSVVLETPVDFALGQNYPNPFNPSTKINYSVPQSGLVSIVIYDLTGQKVATIVNEVKQPGNYEVEFNAAGLTSGVYFYKMTTNSFSQIKKMSILK, from the coding sequence ATGCGAAAAATATTTACTTTCGTGTTCTTACTTTCTTTCTTAGTAAGTGCTCAGACTTTACTAAATGTTACATTTACTGGCTCTTTTCCGCCGGCTGGATGGACAATCGATGCACAGGCGGCTAATTGGACAGCTACTAATAGTGCAAATGCAGGGGGAACAGCTCCTGAATTAAGATTTAATTATTCACCAACCTTTAATGGCATCAGCCGTTTTATTTCTCCTTCGGTTGATCTTACCGGACAAACAACTGTTACTTTACAGTTCAAACATTCAATTGATCATTATGGCGGTTCTTATACTGTTGGTGCTGCTACCAGATCCAACAATGGAACCTGGAATGTTGTATGGTCAAAGGTTAATCCTACAGGCAGTATGCAGGAAGAGCAAATTATAACTATTACAAATCCTGATGTTGGTTCATCAAACTTTCAGGTGTGTATGTTTTTTTCAGGAAACTCTTATAACATAAATTACTGGTATATTGATGATATCAAACTCTTTATCCCGTTTGCACATGATGCAATGGTTAAAGATATTATTGTTGATCCAGAATACAGCGCAGGAATTCCATTTACACCGCAAGCTATCTTAAAAAATTTTGGATTGAACTCGGAAACATTCAATGCAACTTGTGTAATCAAAGTTAACGGAACAAGCATATATACACAAGACTGCTCTAACGTAACATTAACTGCTGGTCAAGAGCAAACAGTTTCATTTGCTGATTTTACACCTGCCTTGGCAAATGAACTATACGAAATAACGGTTACAACAAATCTTTCAGGAGATATGGATCCAACTAATGATTCGAGAACAGAATCATTTGATACATACACAACAGTCAGAGATATGGTAATTCTGGAAATTGCTACGGGTACCTGGTGTCAGTTTTGCCCTGGAGCATCAATGGGCGCACACGATCTTCTTGATAATGGAAAAATGGTTGGGGTAATTAAATATCATAACGGAGATTCATTTACTAACAATTATTCTAATGCAAGAAACAGTTACTACGGAATTTCCGGTTATCCAACAGCAGTGTTTGATGGTGTTAATTACTATGTAGGCGGAAGCGGCACCACCAGTTTGTATCCTGTTTATCTTCCTATGTATGAGAACAGAAAGAATAAAAACTCGGCTTTTGAGATTGAAATTTTCGGGCAAAATAATCAACTTGATTATTCATTAACAATACGAGTTACTAAAACTGCATCCATTCCTTCTTCTTACAATAATCTGGTTTTGCATCTTGCTTTAACTGAATCAGATATTTCGTTTAACTGGTTTAATCAGACAAAGATAAACAATGCTGAGCGTCTTATGGTACCAGATCAACTTGGAACAGCTTTGGACTTTTCATCTGGCAATGTTGTTGATATTAATTTGAACTTTACCCGCAATGCAAGCTGGGTTGCAGAAAATTGCGAGCTGGTTTCTTTTATTCAAAATCTAAATGACAAAGAAATTCTGCAAGGGACAAAAATCGCCTTGAATGAATTAGCTCCATTACCGGTGGAATTGACTTCATTTACTGCAGCAGCTTCTGTTGGAAAGGTAACACTTAACTGGACAACAGCAACAGAAATTAACAATCTCGGATTTGAGGTTGAAAGATCTTATAATGGAGAAAACTTTATTTCTATAGGATTTGTAAAAGGAAACGGTACAACAACTGAATCTAAATCATATTCTTTTACTGATAATATTGACTTGAAAGGAACAGAGAAAATTTATTACAGATTAAAACAAGTTGATTACAATGGCAGTATAGAGTATAGTGATGTTGTTTCTGTTGTTTTGGAAACTCCAGTAGATTTTGCACTTGGTCAGAATTATCCAAATCCGTTTAACCCTTCGACAAAAATAAATTATTCTGTCCCGCAAAGCGGATTGGTTTCAATTGTGATTTATGATTTAACAGGTCAAAAAGTTGCAACTATTGTTAACGAAGTTAAGCAGCCCGGAAATTATGAAGTAGAATTTAACGCCGCAGGTTTAACCTCCGGAGTTTACTTCTATAAAATGACGACAAATAGTTTTTCTCAGATTAAAAAGATGAGTATTTTAAAGTAG
- a CDS encoding H-type lectin domain-containing protein, whose product MPKTTHFSLILLLILFSFTTFAQSTILRGSWSVNPALAEYSLDKNNGDRNMILEIKFDTPFEKTPEIILSVSQLDADKNSNLRYKAEAVSVSKDGFTIKVRTWADSRIFSMSGYWLAAAD is encoded by the coding sequence ATGCCAAAGACCACACATTTTTCATTAATTCTTCTTTTAATTCTTTTTTCATTTACTACCTTTGCCCAAAGCACAATCCTACGCGGCAGTTGGTCTGTAAATCCTGCGCTTGCGGAGTATTCGCTGGATAAAAATAATGGTGATAGAAACATGATTCTCGAAATTAAGTTTGACACGCCCTTCGAAAAGACACCTGAGATTATTCTGAGTGTATCCCAGCTTGATGCTGATAAAAATTCAAATTTAAGATATAAAGCAGAGGCGGTATCTGTGTCAAAAGATGGATTTACTATCAAGGTCAGAACCTGGGCGGACTCGCGAATATTTTCGATGAGCGGCTACTGGTTAGCTGCTGCAGATTAA
- a CDS encoding aminotransferase class IV, whose amino-acid sequence MIVYFNSRFLHKDDVKISPFDRSFLFADGVYEALRSYNQKLFRLEDHLKRLKHSLNELSIPFSDFNSIETIAKELAKKNSINSEYSFYVQISRGISFPRTHHFANNITPNVFAFVKPIADNRKQIEEGVSVVLEKDLRWLRCDIKSTSILPAVLASQKAFSSGAFEAVLHRNNLLTEGSHTSFFAVRNNTIYTAPLSNYILDGITRKVVLELCKDSQIDFSEINIKVDELKSYDEFFITGTTTEVTPIIKIDDWFVNNGKPGKVTEDIQRLFNVYTKNFR is encoded by the coding sequence ATGATAGTTTATTTCAATTCAAGATTTCTTCATAAAGACGATGTTAAAATATCGCCTTTCGACCGTTCATTTCTTTTTGCTGACGGTGTTTATGAAGCATTAAGATCGTATAATCAAAAACTTTTTAGATTGGAAGATCATCTTAAAAGATTAAAACATAGTTTAAACGAGCTATCAATTCCTTTTTCTGATTTTAACAGTATTGAAACAATTGCTAAAGAGCTTGCAAAGAAAAACAGTATTAATTCAGAGTATTCTTTTTATGTACAGATTAGCAGAGGAATTAGTTTTCCAAGAACTCATCATTTTGCAAATAATATAACTCCAAATGTTTTTGCTTTTGTTAAACCAATTGCTGATAACAGGAAACAAATTGAAGAAGGTGTTTCAGTCGTTCTGGAAAAAGATCTTCGCTGGTTAAGATGTGATATTAAATCAACTTCTATATTACCGGCTGTCTTGGCAAGTCAAAAAGCTTTTTCGTCAGGTGCTTTTGAAGCTGTTTTGCACCGCAATAATTTATTAACAGAAGGTTCACACACAAGTTTTTTTGCTGTCAGGAATAATACTATTTACACAGCCCCGCTTTCAAACTATATTTTAGACGGAATAACAAGAAAAGTAGTATTAGAGCTTTGTAAAGATAGTCAAATAGATTTCAGTGAGATAAATATTAAAGTAGATGAATTAAAATCTTATGATGAGTTTTTTATTACCGGAACAACAACTGAGGTTACTCCAATAATTAAAATAGATGATTGGTTTGTAAATAATGGCAAACCCGGCAAAGTAACAGAAGACATTCAAAGGCTTTTTAATGTTTATACTAAAAATTTCCGATGA
- a CDS encoding MmcQ/YjbR family DNA-binding protein, translating into MNIETIHKYCLSKKGAVEDYPFDEETLVFKVGGKMFALIPLEKIPLQINLKCDPEKAVELREEFENIQPGWHMSKKYWNTVIIDGNIRWSDVKEWIDHSYEEVVKGLKKSEKKKISE; encoded by the coding sequence ATGAACATTGAAACCATACATAAATATTGCCTGAGCAAAAAAGGGGCTGTAGAAGATTATCCTTTTGATGAGGAAACACTTGTATTTAAGGTCGGCGGTAAAATGTTTGCTTTAATTCCGCTTGAAAAAATTCCTTTACAAATAAATTTAAAATGTGATCCTGAAAAAGCTGTTGAACTAAGAGAAGAATTTGAAAACATTCAACCCGGCTGGCATATGAGTAAGAAGTATTGGAACACGGTAATAATAGATGGAAATATCCGCTGGAGTGATGTGAAAGAATGGATTGATCATTCTTATGAAGAGGTTGTAAAAGGGTTAAAGAAAAGTGAGAAGAAAAAAATATCTGAATAA
- a CDS encoding T9SS type A sorting domain-containing protein, which produces MKRILLILLLLGFAFSSYSYDRKSIVERFTNASCGPCAVVNNSWYNNTVANLIQSQTISHIIYHVWWPGPNDPMYLLNQSDNTIRTNYYSVNGVPDIIVNGTRVSTSTSTATMNAVNSGNSEISPFKIVLMQRALSDNLIEVGVRILRDPNDHTTFTTTKLKVGITEKMVYFQTAPGTNGEMHFSSVTRKMLPDANGTTITIPAPGDSVEYILQYVPTTAFLQAVNMDSLRIVAFIQNETNKYIYQSEMLEFTPDYVAQINPQSPDIIADNNTPVTFSSVVKNVGMKQDVYNISCSLTAPGDWTGEFTTANGTFPFGTLDSIQVIPGDSAVIQVVVNPQGTDGYGKISVEFESKNNPGMSRETGFNFVTTSGIDVLVIRAGDIAFGSDVTTSIENVFDGTYGLVSRNALEPAGVDLSNFGILVWQSSNAKRAFFENEVSKLEDYLDAGGNLLITGQNLGADIFGTSGSSQFAQDFYHNYLHANYVADVSNLFIIKGIPGDIISNGIQIIANAVYPRSLDKISPRDSSAITFLQYFNGPDIAGIRAIADNYRVIYMVAGFEQINEQAIKDTLASRCLNWLSENVVGIEDQGSLPLVFDLKQNYPNPFNPSTKIAFTLSEKSLTTLKVYDILGNEIITLINEEKPGGTYEVSFDASKLSSGVYLYKLQSSGLVQTRKMLLLK; this is translated from the coding sequence ATGAAAAGAATATTACTGATACTTTTGCTATTGGGTTTTGCTTTCAGCAGTTATTCTTACGATAGAAAATCAATTGTTGAAAGATTTACTAATGCGTCTTGCGGACCTTGTGCAGTTGTTAACAATTCATGGTATAATAACACTGTTGCAAATTTAATTCAGTCACAAACTATATCACACATTATTTATCATGTTTGGTGGCCCGGTCCTAATGACCCTATGTATCTATTAAATCAATCTGACAATACCATAAGAACAAATTATTATAGTGTTAATGGCGTTCCGGATATTATAGTAAACGGAACAAGAGTTTCTACCAGCACTAGTACAGCAACGATGAATGCCGTAAATAGCGGAAACTCAGAAATTTCACCGTTTAAAATAGTTTTGATGCAAAGGGCATTATCAGATAACTTAATTGAAGTTGGAGTCAGAATACTGCGTGACCCAAATGACCATACCACTTTCACTACAACAAAACTTAAAGTCGGCATTACAGAAAAGATGGTTTATTTCCAAACTGCTCCGGGCACAAACGGTGAAATGCATTTTTCCAGTGTTACAAGAAAGATGCTTCCGGATGCAAACGGAACAACAATAACAATTCCCGCTCCCGGTGATTCTGTTGAATATATTCTACAATATGTGCCAACCACTGCTTTTCTACAGGCAGTAAATATGGATAGTTTAAGGATAGTTGCATTTATACAAAATGAAACCAATAAATATATCTATCAATCTGAAATGCTGGAATTTACTCCAGACTATGTTGCACAGATAAATCCGCAAAGCCCAGATATTATTGCTGATAATAATACACCGGTAACATTTAGTTCAGTGGTTAAAAATGTTGGAATGAAGCAGGATGTTTATAACATTAGCTGTTCACTTACTGCACCCGGCGACTGGACTGGTGAATTTACAACCGCAAATGGAACCTTTCCCTTTGGAACACTCGATTCGATTCAGGTTATTCCTGGTGATTCTGCAGTAATACAGGTTGTTGTTAACCCGCAAGGTACTGATGGCTATGGTAAAATATCAGTTGAGTTTGAATCAAAGAATAATCCGGGTATGTCTAGAGAAACTGGTTTTAATTTTGTAACCACCAGCGGAATAGATGTTCTTGTTATCAGAGCTGGAGATATTGCATTCGGCTCAGATGTTACCACTTCAATAGAAAATGTTTTTGATGGAACATACGGATTGGTTTCCAGAAATGCATTGGAACCAGCAGGTGTTGATCTATCCAATTTTGGAATTTTGGTTTGGCAGAGCAGTAACGCTAAGCGTGCTTTCTTTGAAAATGAAGTTTCAAAATTAGAGGATTACCTGGATGCCGGCGGTAATCTATTAATTACAGGTCAAAATCTTGGCGCTGATATATTTGGAACTTCCGGCAGCAGTCAGTTTGCACAGGATTTCTATCATAACTATTTACATGCTAATTATGTAGCTGATGTTTCCAACCTGTTTATTATTAAAGGCATACCGGGTGATATTATTTCTAATGGAATTCAAATTATTGCCAACGCTGTTTATCCAAGATCGCTGGATAAAATTAGTCCAAGAGATTCAAGTGCAATAACTTTCTTACAATATTTTAACGGACCAGATATTGCCGGTATCAGAGCAATCGCAGATAATTACAGAGTAATTTATATGGTTGCAGGTTTTGAACAAATAAATGAACAAGCAATCAAAGATACTCTTGCATCACGATGCTTGAATTGGCTCTCAGAAAATGTTGTGGGAATTGAAGACCAAGGCAGCCTGCCTTTAGTGTTTGATCTGAAACAGAATTATCCAAATCCATTTAACCCATCAACGAAAATTGCTTTTACTTTAAGCGAAAAATCCTTAACAACTTTAAAGGTTTATGATATTCTTGGAAATGAAATAATTACACTGATCAATGAAGAGAAACCTGGCGGCACTTATGAAGTTAGTTTTGATGCATCTAAGCTCTCTTCAGGAGTTTATTTGTATAAACTTCAGTCAAGCGGACTGGTACAAACAAGAAAAATGCTACTGCTTAAGTAA